Within Marmota flaviventris isolate mMarFla1 chromosome 13, mMarFla1.hap1, whole genome shotgun sequence, the genomic segment CTCTGTAGTGTACCTCTTTTGAGTGTTTCATATTGATGGGATTGAATAATATAAAGTTTTTGGTCtggcttctttaattttttaaattttgtacatatttgtagcatgtattaattcatttcttttaaattctgaatAGTAGTATATTGTATCAgtacaccacattttgtttatccattcacgaGTCTGTGGACTTTTgggttctttctccttttttattattaatgctatgattatttttatacaaGTCTTTGTGGAGAGCTATATGTTCATTTGTACTGGATAGATAGGTACCTAGGAGTAGAAATGCTGGACTATATGATAAATTTAcatttagtttctttaaaaacttaTCAAATTTCTCTAAaacagctgcaccattttatatttttatcagcaTTGTATACAGgcccagtttctccacatctcacaatttttattgtctttttgattACAGCTATGCTAGTGGGTATGAAATATTATCtcgtgattttaatttgcattcccctaATTTCAAATGATGCTGAGCAAGTTTTCTTGTACCTAATGGCCATTtgtgtgtcttatttttttaaaatttgttttaatactggagattgaaccctgaggCACTTTCACCACTGAGTTTACATCCCagccagttttctttcttttttttttttttttcaattttgaggcagggtttcactaagttgtttaaggcattgctaaattgctgaggctggcctcaaacttgcaacctcCCTCAAAGTAGGTGACCACAAgccacattttgaattttcacaTTCAGCTTCTCTTGAAAATATATAAGCTTGTATTCCCTCATGGTAGCTGAGCCATGATTTCCCCCAGTGGAGAGAGAGATGGTAGTTCTGTTACTTCAGCcttgcattgctgtgacaaaattcttgagataatcaacttcaaGAAGATTTGTTagggctcataatttcagaggtttcaatctgTAGCCTGTGGTGAGGTGAGGCAGTACCTCATGGCAGGCAGCGTCCTTCATGGGCATGCCATCAGTGACCAAACTTCCTTCCAATAAACCCCACCTCCTAAGGGTTCTactacctcccagtagtgccacaggctgaCTACTAAACCTTTAACAAATAAGCCTTTGGGGGACttccaaatccaaactatagcagtagAGTCAGCGCCTGTGAGGCTCCATCAATAAGCCTAGTGAAGTACTCactcaacaaataaaatttgtactttttattgaTATTACAGTTACTCAcagttcagaaataaaatgttaaaaagtattTAGGGGAAAGTGGGGACAAGACCTGAGATTTATAGATGGACTTGGATTTAGAGGTTTTAAAGAAATAGTGCTGAGTTACCATCCTTGGCAGTACTGTACATGATTCTGAGTGAGAACTCTGGAGCTGGATGCCTGGCTCTGAATCCATGCTCTACTAGTTATACACTTGGTAACTTTTTTATGCCTATGCTTTCCCATTTCTAAAGTGGAGAGAATAACAGTACCATGAGTTttgagtaaatatatatatatatataaagcaactTAGAATACTCTTAGCTGTTCTAAGCATTATATgagtattttctgtttatttttaaaacaaagttatatgggctgggcacagtggcacacacctgtaatcccagtggcttaggagactggggcaggaggatcaagagttcaaagccagcctcagcaatttagtgaggccctaagcaactcagcaagaccctgtctttaaataaaatacaaaaagtgctggtgatatggctcagtgcttaagttaGTTAAGCCCAGGGTTTaactctgggttcaaaccctggtaccccccccccccaaaaaaaaaaagttatatggtAGGAGTGCTTTACTCCTTAAGTCCATTGTTTCCTTTGAATTATAGAAGTTGAAGGACCcatttgctttcttggtttcattctgatttttcttGTCAGTGCATGACTCTGTTTCAGGCATTATTAAATCATTCCACATGGAAACTGAAACCGACAAGTTGTTCTGATACCTCCAGGTACCGCTGCAGCAAGGCCCCAGGAAATCTGCCAGGAACAAGTCTTGTCTCCTATTTCAGTATCTTTTTATCTATCTGCATCTCTTTCTATTAAcaactttcttgttttttaaatattttttttagttggacccaatacctttatttatttatttttatgtggtgctgaggatcgaacccagtgcctcacatgtgcaaggcaggtgctctaccattgagccacaggcCCAGTCCTTAACAACTTTCTTCCTCCCATCTACCTTGAGTCTTTTCTCCCCATCATAGCTGCTGCTTTCGCACAATTTCTGCCTCTCACTCCTTTGATATGCTTATGGTACATCATGGTTCCACCTGGCCTTACTCTGCTTTATGACTTTTCAGCCCCAGATGTCATTGTCAACTGCCTCACTTTTGGTTTCCCAGTCCAAATCCCCTATAGTAAAAGTATGAAGCAGAGCTTTTTTCCCTGGCAGCTTCAGAGACCAGTGGATTTGGCCTGGTGACTTGGATATTTGCACCACACTGGCTAGAGGATATAGAAAGCTGAGGTAACAGAGCTATAAAATTTCATAGCCTAGACTTTACTCGTAGGGAGAACATTGCTGGCACAAAGATGAAGTGTCGGATATGAACATCAAAGAGGCAGGCTCTCACAGTAGGTGGCATTCATGGAGAGTTCTCACGTGGTGTATTATTCAacattctccagagaaacagaaccaataggagacagatatagatataaaagGACACCTAAATTGAGACGGGGTCACAATTATAGAGCATTTCCACTATCTGTGGTTTGCAAGCTAGAGAACCAGGAAAGAAGGTGGCATAATTTCATATAAGTCGGAAGGCCTGAGAACCAACAAAGCTGATAATGTAACTCCCAGTCCAAGTCTGAAGGCTGAGAACTGAGAATGGGAGCCACTGAGAACCAGTATCTGTGATGCCTAAGGGCAGGAGAACTTGGGCATTCTAGTTTAAGAAGAAAGAGTGAATCTGCCTTCTTCTGCCTTCTTGTTCTGTTAGGGATCAGATAGGATGAGCCCTTCAAGTTAGTAAGGATGGATCTTCTTTACTCAATCTACTTATTCAAAtggcaatttttttctgtaaacacCCTAAAAGGtgcacccagaaataatgtttttaaaaaatatttttattagttgttgatggatctttagtttaattacttatttatgtgtggtgctgagaatcaaacccagtgcctcacacatggtaggcaagcatctaccactgagccacaaccccaggccccagaaataatgttttaacaGCTATCTGTTTGGGCATCTCTTAGCTCAGTAAGGTTGACACACAAAAAAGTAACTGTCACAAGGGTGTGAGGGGAGCTGCCCAGATCTTTTCTGTGTATCTAGCATTTAAATATGTAAGCAGATGTCATTTGATAGGTCCACAGTGTactaacttagcaaggccctaagcaacttaatgagactgtcccaaaattaaaaataaaaaaaatctaggaatatggctcagtggtgaagcacctctgaattcaatctccaataccaaaaaaaggaaaattattgaaaaatcaaataagcagaaaatttaaaaataataaaaaatgacacccttattctaaacctataacattttgtttaataaatatatagaatttgCTAAGTGCAAagatctattttatttgtttggttgtttttttttttttttttttttttttggtgttggggatcaaacccaaagccttgtgcatgcaaggcaagcactctaccaactgagctatatcctcagccccaaagatctattttaaaagctttatatatattcattaaatcATCACAACAGCTCTGTGATTTGGTATTATTTCATCCACACTTTAtcaaaagaataaactaaaaggaCAGAAACGGGTTTTCACCCAAGCAGCCTGGCTTCAGAAAGCCCTTTGTTATATTATCTTTCACAGCCTTGGATTACCTAACTAGACTGAGCTTTCTAGAAAGGCATAATCTTTGATTTTCTTGTAGCATTCTTATAACTTTACATGATAAAAGGCATGAGAGGGCTGCCTAGTCAGGTTTTTTCTGTTTCACCcttttcacttagaataatgtgattttgttactttttttcttccttttaaaagacAGGACTACATAGTGGGAAGAACATAGATTCTAGAGTTAGGCAGTTCTGAATTTTAATCTAACTCAAACATTGAGCTCTGTGTGGCCTTTCTCATTCTTAGTTTTCGTATCTGTAAAATGCAGGATTGCTGGGAGTATTggagaatatatgaaaaaaagcaaCTGGGTAtaggtgggcacagtggcacacacctgtaatcccagcaatgcaggaggctgaggtaggaggattgcaagtttgagaaaCAACCTGgccaacttagcaaaacccttagttacctagtgagaccctgtctcaaaattttaagacataaaaagagttgggaagtaactcagtggtggagcaccctaggctcaatctccagtaccaaaacaaacacctGGTACATATTAAGTGCTCATTATATAATAGTTAATGTTGTTGACAGAGGATGACAAAATCCTGGCAATCACTTAATAGACTTTAAAAGAGCCACTAGAGCCATGAAGAACCCCAGGAGATTATGTTACTAATAGGAAGTACTAGGCTGGACTTTAACCAAGTATTGCAAATATAAATTACTTGGGCCACCATAACCCATTCCCACATCAGACATTCCTAACTGATTACAGCATTGTTTCAGGTTGGGCCCATGATCCTTTTCTGGATTCTCAAGGCAGTAACTTCTGATCAGTGGGAATTGGCCCAAGAGATGGAACCTGTTTTCCATCTCTCCTTTAAGCCCAGATGTACAGCCATTCCTTCAGTAACTCATCTCAACCTGTCTTTGTTTCCTTTCAGTCTTTTCTTCGCCTTGTGACAAGTAGAGTTTGGAACAGGTTGCCTGTGGTGACCCTGAACCTGCGTCTTTTTGAGGCTCAGCAGGAAGAGAAGTCCAAACCCATCAGTCGTTACCCTATTCCCTACAAGAAGGACCTGCCTTTTGACATTGTAGAGCTCATGGAGGAGATAGAAAAGAAGGTGAGACACACTTGGTGCAGGGAGTCACAGCCATTGCAGACCTTTGTCTACCTAAATGAAATCCCCTGGTACTAATTGCCGCAGCCTGTCCAACTGTCCAACTTCCCCACTGTGGATGGACCCTTCCTTTGGGTCCTGTTGTATctcttacttttttccttttgggttctgggacttttctttatcattcagtTCTCTACCCACCAGTGACTGAGGTGCACTCTATAGTTCTGTTTAGCACTGTAGTGTTGAGATAAAACCATTGGAATATGAGGAGTTGCTTAAACAAGTGTGACaggtatcttttctttttttaaaaaattataataaaaaattacatgttGAGCCGaatgtggtggtgcaggcctgcaatcccagtggttcggaggctgaggcaggaggatcacaaattcaaagttagccacagcaacagcgaggtgctaagcaatttagcaagaccttgtctttaaataaaatattttaaaaggctgggtatgtgattcagtgattaagtgcccctgggttcaatccccagtacaaaaaataaaaaattccatgtTGAAGCCTGGGATGGTGAtgcacgcctggaatcccagtgacttgggaggctgaggcaggagagttccAAATTTGAGGTTGGCTAAGGAAGGGTGTtccaaatttgaggctagcctcagcggcttagcaaggccctaagtaacttagtgataccatctcaaaattaaaaataaaaaagtctgggaatatggctcagtggcaaagtgcctctggattcaatccccaatatcaaagaaaaaaaaagaaaaattattgaaaaagtagacaaaaagcagaaaatttaaaaagaataaaaatatgatttcacTATACAAAGTCAACCACTCTTAGCATCTTGGTGTTTTCTTCTTCCCTATTTTGTTTGTATAAAtctatatatgtacttttttagggctggggttgtggcttagtggcagagtgcttgcctatagtgtgaggcactgggttggattctcagcaccacataaaaataaatgaataaaataaaggttcaacaacatctaaaaaatatttttaaaaaaatatatttgtactttttaaaatgagatcatgTTATCTTGATTTCTAGGTCAAAACATTATTTAGGGTTACATGATATAGCATTGTATAAAAGAGATACTGTAATTTAGTTCAACAATCTCCAAATCTTAGAGTTTTAGGACTTGTAAcaatttttgtatgtatatatttttcatatatatacatatttatgtttatacatatatctttttgtatattatttcctGATGGACgttgttttggggggaggggtaccaggaattgaactcaggggcacttgaccacagccacatccccagcccttttttgttttttatttagagacagggtctcattgagttgcttagcaccttctgttgctgaggctggctttgaactgctgtctcagcctccccagccactggggattacaggcatgaccaCTCACCCGACCCCCTGATGGTAGTTTTAAAGCGTGTGATCTATGCTGCTAAATTATAAGATGCTTCCTTAAACATACATTTGTTCTAAACCTTTGTTGTTCCAACTTGGTAGTAGAATTTTGTGGCACTTCTTTCCAAACAAAATATTGCATGGAAATCcattatataaagataaaaatatggctgttggggctgggctgtggctcagtggcagagcgcttgcctcgcacatttgaggcacacacataaaaaaaaaaagaataaacgaaataaagatattgcatccatctataactaaaaaatatttttttaaaatatggctgTTCTGGTGGGAAAGGTTTGGAGCCCTTGGCACCATCAACAGCTCTCCACACCTCTCCCATTTCCCAACCCTCTCCCCAGACTCTCCCTGGTTAGTACAAATAGTTCTTTATGCTCTGTCTTTTAGACCACTAACAAACCTTTAGCATCTGTTATCAGCTAGGGTGCTTTCAGCTATAGTTGTATAGAAAATCCAATTTAGCTGGTTTAACAGTAAGGATAATTCAATGTCACACTTAATTGCTGGTCTAGCGGTAGGGAAATTCCTATATTGTTAAAATTCAGTAGCTTACTGTTACCATCAAGgactagatttttttcctttttttgtgtgtgtggtactgggaattgggtactcaggacctcacacatgttaagcaagcactctatcccagcccttttttatattttattttgagatcgggtcttgctgagttgccaaggctggccttcaacttgtgatcctttgcctcagcctcctaaatcactgggattacaggcaggtatCCAGTAGATTCTTTCCTTTTTGAGCTCTATCTTCCTCAGTGTGATAGCTGCTTAGACTTATTCCCTATAGTCATTAGATGACTATAGTATCAGCAAACATTACATCCTTGCACAACTTCTAGCAGGAGTGAGGAGGGCATACCCTTTCCTTATATTCCTTTTGGAGAGCCAGGAAGGCCCCCAGCTGACTTCCCTTCATTTCTCAGTAGCCACCATGGTGTCACATGTCCATTTCTCAGCCTATCACTGACAAGTGGAATGAAATcaccataatttatttagaaCAATCAGGATTCACTCATTAAGTGTGGGGAAGGGTTTAACCTGTTCTGAAATCCATGACAACTTCATATCTGAACAACATCCAGGTTCTGTTGTCAAGAGGGAAGAAATGGACAGTTGTTTGCCATAGCGTGCCATCTGAAAACTCAAAATCCCAAGGTATGGCCTTCAgttctgggccttggtttccttatctgtaaaccAGGGATAATAATATCTCCCTTGCCTACCTTACAAGGTTTAGAGGATAAATGAGATTGGATATGTGAAAGAACCTTACAAAATACTTTACTAATATTGGGGCTTGTTACTAACTTAATTCTTAGAAATAATGAATACCACCAGCCCGTCTGTAAAAGGTAGGACCTAAACAGTAGAATCTAAATTCAAATAAgtctcatttgttttatttgttacaTTCACTCTCTAAACTTCATCAGACTGTGTATCAAAAAGACATTTTATACACCTTTagaaataacaattataataCCCTGAAAGGTTAAGATATGTATAAAAAGGCTATGACCTTTCCAAGAGTGCATCTGGATTCAGACAATATGGGGAGTTCCAGATTACTGTTTATTCTGctcttagttttcattttgtgtgACCCTGTCTTTTCTTCCCTGCAGACAGGATTTTTACCAAATATATTGAAAGTTTTGTCTTACCGGCCATTGGAATTCCGAGCCTTCTTTGCTTATTACAATGCCATCTACAACAAAACAACAGGTAAAGAGAGAAACAATGCTAAATCATTCTTGGTTGAGATATAGGTGCCTGTTTGCCAACATTGCTTCCCATGTGTTCCAGATTGATGAGATTAGGGAAAACCTCAGCTTCTGTGACAACTCTGGATTTTGAGTCTGTGAGGACTGAATCCAGCTTTATGGTTATAGATATATAACTGAAATAAACTGGCAACCATGGATGTGATACTAGATTCAGATTAGGCTGCTGCTAATCAGAGACAAAGACTTtggtttaaataatatttttttctctcactctttCACTCTCACCTGATAGTCTATATAAGCTGCTAAGGGCTGGCAAGTGTTGTTTACAGTTTGGGACTGCCCTTGCCTACAAGCTTAGCTGGATCACCACTGTACCAGCAGAAAGGAGCATCACTGGTGGGCACAAGCCCTTTCTCTTTAAGGTCCTGACATAAGAGTTGCATATATCACTTCTGTTTATATCCCATTGGGTAGAACTTTGTCTCACTGTCACATCTAGCTATGAGGGAAGCTGATTGGTCATGTGCCCAGCTAAATGAAGAGATTCTGTTACTAAAGGAAGAAGGCAGATACTGGAAGACAGCCAGCAGTTATGGGGTGGTTCTCTTTGGTCTGTCACAGCCTGCTTCCTACCCTCAGTCCCTCTTTATGTTCTAAGTCAAAATGGGAGCTACATTTTGTCCCCTTCAGCATTTTGATCTCATTAGATCTTCTAACTTTGCTATGCCCCTGGGATGCTTTTTCTCCTATTTATGCCTTTGTGAATCTGACTTTTCCTTCAAAGTCCATCTCACCTTCCTTCATGTATAAGGAAGAATTCCTTGTCCGATTGCCTACAACCCGCTCCTTGCCCTTTTCTAATGGCATACAGAGTCCTGTCTGccttttattttcatcatatCTTTCTGCAGCTTCTCTATCCTACTAGAAAAAGACCAACCCTGTGTTCAAATGTGAGTTCTGCCATAAATAATCCAAGCAACTTCAGCAAAGTATTTGAACACCTCAGAGCCTTAGTTTCATTACTAGTAAAATGGCATTAATAATACCCACTTGAGGAGCTGAGGTAAGGAGTAAATGAGGTTACATATGTAAAGTTCCCAGAATTGTGCCCGGTACCAAAGCGGGTTCTCCCCTTTTCTGCCTATCCCTATCTCAAATAGTAGCTTCCATGAAGTTAGGAagtctgttcttttttcttctactttatttacttatttacagtactagggattaaactcaggtcCTTGCatatgttctgccactgagctacatccccagccctttttattttgagacagggccttgaacttgcaatcctggccttgaacttgcaatcctgcctcagccttctgaatagctgggaatcacaggcctatgccaccacacccacttctttcctcctcttttaaGTGTTAGCCTAGTACCTGATAGGCCtcacaaaatatttcttgaatttagtattttattaacACATTTTCTGAGCAAGTACTATCTGCCAGGTATTTCTTTGaggatatgatttttattttaaaaaacaaatttaaaaaaaaatggatttccttccttcctccctccctccctttcttcctccctctctttagggattgaacccaccacccctttttatttttatttggagacagagtctcattaagttttgaagctggcctcaaactttcagttctcctgcttcagcctcccagatcATCATAATTATGGGCATGCCTGGGAGAAAAAATGGGATTTCAAACATgctcctttttaatatttattttttagttgtagttggacacaatatctttattttatttatttttatgtggtgctggggatcgaacccagggtcgtGCACAGGCTAagtgagcgttctaccactgagccacatcttcagcccctcaaacatactgctttttaaaaatatagtttttagttgtaggtggacaaaatacctttattttatgtatttatttttatgttgtacttgggatcaaaccctgtgcttcattcatgctaggcaagtgctctaccactgagctataaccccagccccttgaacaTACTCTTAAGAGGAGAAAGTGAATAGTGAACAACTAAagaagatggaaggaggaagtgggggaggggaggaggaggaggaggaggagaagaaaaagaaaagaaagaaagaaagaagtctgTTGATTTCAGAAAGTACTACATACTGTGAAGAAAGTAAAATAGCCTAGGCATGGTGGCCTGCCTGTAGTCAGGAGGCTAAAGCCAAgcatcaaaagtttgaggccatcctagggcctcaaaataaaattcaaaaagggctgaggatgtgggtaATTGGTAAAGTGCTTGGTAACATGCACTAGATCCTggtttgggttcaatctccagtaccaccatataaataaacaaaaacaaaataggtcAGTTGGTAGCTAGGGACAAGAGatgaatgaatgtataaatgtataagtGAATGGCAGGCAAGTTGGTGGGTGGGCGGAGCCTGTTGCTAAAATATAGCTAAACCTGTTTAGGTTCTAAGCCATTGCCCAGGAATTATGAACAggtcttctttcctcttcctccccaggaCAGCTCAGCAGAGCAGATAAGGAACTCATCATTGTAGTGACCAGCCTGGTCAACAGGAGCTTATACCATGTGGTTGTCCATAGTGCTTGGTACAGGGTCTACTCAAAGAACCCAGTGCTCTCTGACCAGGTTAGTGCCCACCTCTCCTGTTCCAGTTTCAGGGCCTTTCATACCTGAGGAATGGACAAAGCCCATGTTATGATATGGTGCAGGGAACAAAATCTCTAATTGCTTGAATTCCCTTCCAGTTCCTGTTATGTGCCCACTTGCTTTTGCATGTATGTGATGTTTAGTATTAGGAAGAGCTATGCCCCAGATTAATATCAGTCATAGTGGTGGTTATTTGGCATACATTCTATCAGATGCACATAACTACCTGTCCAAGGCAAGCCTTATAACCATTTTAGACTCAAGGTTCAGAGATTTAACTTAGTATggaatatataactataatgtggCAAGAGTCTCTTTTCAAAACTTGCCATCTTTCTGCTAATTATACTGTTTGCACTTCCAGTATGAATTTTGTCCATCCACTAATTATTCCTTCTGGGCCCAAACCAATGTTTTAGGCTTTTGAATTCTTACTGTTGACCCCAGGTATTGGCCAGTTTGCTTCTCATTCTGGAACTGCCTCCACCTGCTCTTGCCCATCAGTTCTTCAGTCAACAACTTATCCTGTCCTTACTTTGTCCAAAGTCATGCCCTTTGGGTATCATTACTATGTTTATTTCATTACAAAGTCCTACTGAACCCTATAGTGAAATCCCTGATCCTTAAGACTGGAGAACAGAAATATCTGTTCTCTGCATTTATTCTCAGAGTTGAGGTTCATCATTTTCACTATTCCCCAGTCTTCTCTTCTGATCTGATCTATAGAGACTTTGTAAACTATTCCCTAAAGGTATCTCTTGCTGGCCTAAAAATGATTTCATGATCATCCCCTTTGCCCTGCTGAGTGCATCCTGCCTCGACACCCAACTTTTGCTCATCCAGGATCTCTCTCCCAAGTGGTCATAGAATGTGTTGTCACACAATGGTTTACTGAatattatagtttagatatgaggtgtcccccaaaagcgcATGTGTGAGTCAGTGCAAGAAagtagaggtgaaatgattggtttaagagagcct encodes:
- the LOC114089121 gene encoding uncharacterized protein; amino-acid sequence: MSVLRCLGALKQPSFLRLVTSRVWNRLPVVTLNLRLFEAQQEEKSKPISRYPIPYKKDLPFDIVELMEEIEKKTGFLPNILKVLSYRPLEFRAFFAYYNAIYNKTTGQLSRADKELIIVVTSLVNRSLYHVVVHSAWYRVYSKNPVLSDQVCVNWRKSDLPAREKAMLEFALAVSQADDITDDHFKKLEIYGFSREDAWDIAAISSFYAMANRLAHFIKLIPNKEFYFMGRTSDHRE